Sequence from the Erythrolamprus reginae isolate rEryReg1 chromosome Z, rEryReg1.hap1, whole genome shotgun sequence genome:
GACAGACACTAACTCCACTACCTTACTCCGGACGCCAACTTACTACTTGTAGAACCATCGAGGCTAAGTCAAGGCTACCATCGAATTGCACAATCCCCATATGCCTTAAGCAAGGGACAATCCCCAGGCACTTTACTCCTTCGTTGCAACACGAAACAAAGGAACGAAAGACACTAACTCCACTACCTAAGGACAGATACCAACTTACTACTGGTAGAACCACTGAGGCTAAATAAAGGCTGCCATTGACTGGCCAATTCATCCCGTAGTTGTGCATTTGCAACAGGGTGCATCTCTGTAGTAACCCGCTTACATCCAGCATGTTCTCCCGCTCGCGGGAGGAGAGGCGGGTCAGGCGCTTCTTCTGCAGGCACTCCCGGCGGGCTGCCACCCGCTCCTCACGCCCCTTCAAGGCCTCTTTCTTCCGCCTCTGGATGTATTCCGGGGTCGCCCCGTAGTCCTACGGggtgggggagaggagaagagggggggggTCAAAATCCATGGTTGagtagggaggaggaggaggagggagggcgaGGACAACATCCTCCCTGGAAGTATGTAACAATGTTGATTCTCCACATCCCATTTCCCACCATCCTTTGCCTTTAGTATCTAACAATGTTGATCCTCCACACCCCTTTTCCCACGATCATCTCACTTTAGTATCTAAAACATGGATTCTCCACACCTTGTTTCCCACCATCCTCTGCCTTTAGTATCTAAGATCCTCCACACCCCGTTTCCCATCATTCTCTGCCTTTTGTATCTAACAACGTTGATCCTCCACACCCCGTTTCCCACCATCCTTTGCCTTTAGGATCTAACAACGTGGATcctccacaccccatttcccaccATCCTCTGCCTTTagtatctaccctgtttccccgaaaataagtcacccccaaaagtaagacataggagagatttcgtaaaattgcctaatataaggcatcccccaaaagtaagacgtaggaaacattttgtttcgcagcattcccgaatggaacatatataacactgctgcccataaattgcatcccaaaacactgcatccatcagatttaaaacacatccaacacccgTCCAACATGCAGCTGCAGCAGGAAACAGGATACAATTCACTGGGAAAAAATTagacaccccctgaaaataagacgtagcacatctttgtgagcaaaaattaatataagacgctgtcttattttcgggggaacaCGGTAACAACGTGGATCCTCCACACTCCATTTCTCACCATCCTTTGCATTTAGTATCTAACAATGTGGATGTTCCACACCCAATTTCCCAGCATCCTCTGCCCTTAGTATCTAACAACGTGGATCCTCCACACCCCGTTTCCCACCATCCTTTGCCTTTAGGATCTAACAACGTGGATcctccacaccccatttcccatGATCCTTTACCTTTAGTATCTAACAACGTGGATCCTCCACACCCCATTTCTCACCATCCTTTCCCTTTAGTATCTAACAATGTGGATTCTCCACACCGCATTTCCCACCATCCCCTGTTTTTAGTATCTAACCATATGGATCCTCCACACCCCGTTTCCCACGATCATCTCCCTTTAGTATCTAAATAGTGGATTCTCCAAACCCCGTTTCCCACGATCCTTTACCTTTAGTATCTAACAACGTTGATTCTCCACACCCCGTTTCCCACCATCCTCTTTCTTTAGTATGTAACAAAGTGGACTCTCCACATCCCCTTTCCCACCATCCTCTGCCTTTTTTTACTACCTTCTTCTTGAGAAACCGCTGCACCAGCCCGGAGTCCTCTAGTAGGAATTTCTCCCCGCGCCGCTGGTCCACACAGGCGTGCACGGGCTTCTTGGCAACGGCCATGATGGCTTCGGCTACGTTGGCGCTGACGAAGTTCTTCTCGCTCTGGACGCCCATCAGCGGACGCTCAGAGGGAGGAGGCACCCGGGCTTTCTTCGGGTGGTCCTTGTCCCGCACGTATGTACCTGGCGGTGTAAAAGCAAAGGATGGTGGGAAACGGGGTGTGGAGAATCCACTCTGTTAGATACTAAAGGCAAAGGATGGTGAGAGATGGGGTGCGGAGAGTCCCCGTTCGCGcaaatgcgcagaaggaaaaatgttggggcGCAGGAGAGTTcggtgtttttcccccctttcccgcgcatgcgcagaaggaaaaatgttggggcAGAGTAGATTTTAGTGGCTTTTTCCTCTTTCccgggaaaggggaaaaaaccacccaAATCTCCTGCGCCCCAGCATTttatcttctgcacatgcgcgggaaAGGGGACTCTCAAAACCCCACTTCCCACCATCCTTTGCCTTTCTACTACATGGAAGTATATAACAACGTGTTCTACTCCGTCGCGGATGTACGTACATTTGGGCAGCCGATACTCCTTGGAGTGTTTCCGCAGGTACTCCTTCGGCGTGGGCACTTGGAGCTTCGGGATGCCCATAGTTTGGCAGGGCGCCTTGTGCGCCGCCTCCATTTCCTCTTGGAGGAAGGACCGGAAGGAGGAGATGTACCTTGGCCGGAGGAGAAAGGAGATGGTGAGCGCGAACACGAGTATATACATTAATTCTCTctgccccaggatcaaatcccagtaagggtatggctagctgttgaggccagaataaggccgaaatagcgctatcctagtcttccttaattttaaaaattcagcaaaaacatgtgatatatatatattcgtttTCAATGGGGGCCAAAGCAGAAAGGCCCCGTTGtttagagagatggatggatggatggatggatggatggaaagaaggaaggaaggaaggaaggaaggaaggaaggaaagatagatagatagatagatagatagatagatagatagatagatagatagatagatagatagatatgatggaGCCTTTTCTGTTTGGCCCCCATTGGAAACGAAAAAGCTTCCTATTGAAAGGGACTCTTTccactctttcttctctctctctctctctctctctgtctttctctctctctctatctttctatctctctccttctctgtcttctctctgtctctttctttctctctgtctctttctctttctctctctttttctcttctttctctctctctttcactctctgtctctctttctttctttccttccttctttctctctctttccctttttctttctctttctatgtgtatatgtgtctgtttctttcttgcttttcctctctctctctttctttctctctttctttctctttccctttctctcttatctctttctttctctctttctccctctctctttctcctctcctccttttcttcccctccctccctacttcaaGGATGGCTTCTCGAGGTCTTCTTCCCTGGTGGAAAGCCAGTGGTAGATACTCTCGGGTGGCTCTGGTGGAGGTTTCGGGCAGATAATCTTCGCCATGTCCGGCTAGAAAAAACAAAAGGATAGGTTGAAATTacagaagagaagagggagagaagagaagaggaagggaagaaaagagagaatgaggagaggagaggaagaggaagaggaagagaagaggtagagaaaagaagagaagaggaagaaaggagaagaaaagagagaatgggaagagaagaggaagaagagggagagaagagaagaggaagggaagaaaagagagaatgaggagagaagaggaagagaagaggtagagaaaagaagagaagaggaagaaaggagaagaaaagagagaaagggaagagaagaggaagaagagggagagaagagaaagagaagaggagaaaagagaagaaaagaaaagagaagaggaagagaagctccttaaaacccacctctgtcgtcaggcatgggggaactgagactttccctccccctaggcttataaaatttatgcatggtatgttagtatgtatgattggtttctaaattggggttttaaattaacttaaatattagatttgtttacattgtattattattgctgtgagccgccccgagtctgcggagaggggtggcatacaaatctgattaataaataaataaataataaaagaagagaaaagaagaaaagaagagaaagagaagagaggaggaagaaaagagaagagaagaaaagaaagaatgggaagagaggagaaagagaagagaagagaagaaaggagagaatggggagagaagagaaagacaagaggaagagaagagaagagaaagagaagagaagagagaatggggagaggagaaagagaggaggaagagaagagaagaaaagaagaaaagaagagtagaaaagaggaagagaaaaaagagaaatgaagaggaagagaagagaggaggaagaagagagaagagaagagagaatgggaacagaagaggaagagaaaagaagagaaatagaagagaggaggaagaaaagagaagagaagaaaagagagaatgggacaagaagagaagagaggagaaagagaagagaagaggaaaagaagaaaggagagaacggggagagaagagaagaaaagaagaagagaaaagaagacaagagaaagagaagagaggaggaagaaaagagaagagaagaagagattgggaagggaggagaaagagaagaagaagaaaggagaaagagaagacaagacaagaggaagtgaagaaaagaaaagaggaagagaaaagagaagagaaagggaagaaaagaggaagagaagagaagaaaagaggacgagaaaagaagaggagaagagaggatggaaagagaagaggataaaagagagaaagagaagatgaagagaagaggagaagaggaggaggaagagaagagaagagaaagagaagagagaatgggaagagaaaagaaaagaagagaaagagaagaggaagaaaagagaagaggaagagtccCCACCTTGGACTCCTTCCCACCGTGTCCTTTAGTGGCAGTTGGTGGGTTCCGAGCAGGGGGGAGGAGCCTAGGGAAGCCTTGCCCCTTCTGGGTTCTCTCCCCTCCTTGCCCATTAAAGACGGAATCGTATGATGTCATCCCTATcaaaattttggggggggggtgttttggggctcCCGTCTGGCTTCGGAACTTTAATTATTGAATAATTATTAGTAGtagttagtattattattattaataactattattaattatgattaataataattaattaatcataattaattattattattattatatgctgttttactactgttgttagctgccccgagtctacggagaggggcggcatacaaatccaataaaataaaataaaatattattccattatttCTCTGGGGGGAAACCCCCTAGCGAGGAAGGACACCCGCCaacttagaaatagaaatagaaataatagaaatagaaatagtaatagtaacagtaacagtaatatattattattattattattattattattattattattattattattattattattatatttgtatgccacccctcaccgaggaataatagaaatagaaatagaaattgatATAATagaaatagcatagcatagcacagcacagcacagcctagtatagtatagtatagtatagtatagtatagtatagaatagtaCAGTGCagtatagcagtgattttcaaccttttttgagccgcagcacatttttttacatttacaaactcctggggcacaccaccaaccaaaatgacaccaaatggcaccctaagacactctcactttttccatccctgtctcctccccccacttgtgtgtgtgtgtgtgtgtgtacacattcttgaaccatttccaaaaacaggtgaagactggggggggggggttctcttattctttgggtactttttatcatatgctgtaaatcaagagtcacttctctctctcttttgtttctctttcctctcattctctgtctcattttctcatttctctttttttctccccttttttctcatttctctctccctccctccctctctctttctctccctcttgctttctttctctctctccctctcagcaaaaagttgcgagaccgaaacctgagcttccttcttcacggcccACTTGACTATGTcttacggcacactagtgtgccacggcacactggttgaaaaacactgcagtatagtacagtacagtacagtatagtacAGTGGAATACAGTATAGTACAGTATATTATAGTACAGTATAGTGCATTATAATGAAACATCctccaaaaatcaagaccaagaacaggataatggcaccaccctcctcccttacatcaaggcaccacagacaaaattagtaaaattctacacaaacataatatcaaaacttcatttgtcactaaccgaaaaatatcaaacatcctaagaaacccaaaagataaaatccaactcgaaaaccaaggaatctctgaaatcccttgcaaaacatgtgcagccacatacattggacaaactaattgaagagtaaacgcacgcattgcagaacataagaatgcagtcaaaaaagaagaaaaaacttcctcccttgtccagcacattaaaaaaaccgggcaagaaattgactttgaaaaaactaaattactttccaaaacagaaaatgtatacaaaagaattttcatggaagccatagagatagaaaaacacccccttaacatgaacaaacgagatgacacgtcccgcctaccagagatttggaaaccagctttaaacaaaaaaacatatcataatcatcaccatgtcaatccttcaactaaatgtgattccaccaatcaatcaaatcattaaaaaacagccacccaatctatttgctacattcaaaccaaatctccacccccaccactatatataaggaacaaatggcagttgcaaacaaactatatttacagcagcacgaagcttacaacttcagcctgtgatggtgaatgtgatttcaccgaaatgtcgcatagacactcaaaatattacttggggcaaaacccgaactcagaacaatctacatacatatacccgtgaaaatctacaaaaatatatatatatatatatatatatatatttgttttcgtagattttcacgtgtacaggtatgacggtcttggtatattcgggtttcttcccgtgtaggatttggaaatttctggcgacgtttcgacgaggtcccactcgtcatcttcaggctggtgtttctgtccttgttctcaggcgaacactgcgagacatgagctgccttccttctataaactAATCAGCAtatctcagctacatcaacgaccccaatttttaccccactgactcaccaggaagtttctacacagcaggcaattgctgagccatcaaaccacacccagccaccggtatttatagaaggaaggcagctcaggtctcgcagtgttcgcctgagaacaaggacagaaacaccagcctgaagatgacgagtgggacctcgtcgaaacgt
This genomic interval carries:
- the LOC139175840 gene encoding enkurin-like — protein: MAKIICPKPPPEPPESIYHWLSTREEDLEKPSLKYISSFRSFLQEEMEAAHKAPCQTMGIPKLQVPTPKEYLRKHSKEYRLPKCTYVRDKDHPKKARVPPPSERPLMGVQSEKNFVSANVAEAIMAVAKKPVHACVDQRRGEKFLLEDSGLVQRFLKKKDYGATPEYIQRRKKEALKGREERVAARRECLQKKRLTRLSSRERENMLDGLKNNWEEINKDFQSLSVEITTIPQRLRKEKLETEMKQLEHDIGALEKHRVVYVAGE